The Paramisgurnus dabryanus chromosome 6, PD_genome_1.1, whole genome shotgun sequence genome has a window encoding:
- the slc7a8b gene encoding large neutral amino acids transporter small subunit 2 produces MSRRAPRARATSLPDSDPGDKSTVVLKKEIGLLSACGIIIGNIIGSGIFVTPKGVLENSGSVGVGLILWLLTGLITAVGALCYAELGVTIPKSGGDYSYVNYIFGGLAGFLRLWVALLVIYPATQAVIALTFATYALQPLFPSCLPSDKALSLLAAVCLLLLTWINCFSVRWATRVQDVFTAGKLLALGLIIIMGIVQICKGHFYWLEPANAFHPLQPYELGHIALALLQGSFAYGGWNYLNYVTEELIDPYRNLPRAIFISVPLVTFVYIFVNMAYITAMSPQELLDSNAVAVTFGDKLLGVMSWIMPISVALSTFGGVNGCLFTSSRLFFSGAREGHLPRLLAMIHVNRCTPIPSLIFTCISTLLMLCTTDIYTLINYVGFINYLFYGVTVAGQIVLRIKEPDIHRPIKVSLVWPVIYLIFWAFLLIFSIYSEPLVCFIGLAIMLSGVPVYFIGVYWENKPKCFRSCIDKMAFLGQKLCMVVYPAEDEGKKDDGEEKETAE; encoded by the exons ATGAGCAGGAGAGCTCCCAGGGCCAGGGCGACATCACTGCCTGACTCAGACCCAGGTGACAAATCAACAGTGGTCCTGAAGAAAGAGATCGGACTGCTCAGTGCATGTGGTATTATTATTG GTAACATCATTGGTTCCGGGATCTTCGTGACTCCAAAGGGTGTTTTGGAAAATTCTGGTTCAGTTGGTGTGGGTCTCATACTGTGGCTTTTAACGGGTCTCATCACTGCTGTCGGTGCCCTGTGCTATGCTGAACTGGGTGTCACTATCCCAAAATCTGGGGGCGACTATTCCTATGTAAATTACATCTTTGGCGGGCTTGCTGg GTTCCTAAGGCTGTGGGTTGCCTTGTTGGTCATCTATCCAGCTACCCAGGCTGTGATTGCTCTCACCTTTGCCACGTATGCATTGCAGCCTCTCTTTCCATCCTGTTTGCCTTCAGATAAAGCCTTGAGTCTGCTTGCTGCAGTCTGTCTGT TGCTGTTAACTTGGATTAACTGCTTCAGTGTTCGCTGGGCAACACGAGTGCAGGATGTATTTACTGCCGGAAAGCTGCTTGCCCTCGGTCTCATCATCATTATGGGCATCGTGCAGATCTGCAAGG GTCATTTTTATTGGTTAGAACCTGCAAATGCATTTCACCCTCTGCAGCCGTATGAACTTGGGCACATCGCACTCGCTCTCCTCCAGGGCTCCTTTGCTTATGGAGGCTGGAACTATCTAAACTATGTAACTGAAGAGCTTATTGACCCCTACAG AAATCTGCCTCGTGCCATCTTCATCTCAGTCCCGCTGGTCACTTTTGTCTATATTTTTGTGAACATGGCATATATTACAGCTATGAGCCCTCAGGAGCTGTTGGACTCCAATGCTGTTGCTGTG ACATTTGGTGACAAGTTGCTTGGAGTGATGTCCTGGATCATGCCCATTTCTGTGGCTCTGTCCACCTTCGGGGGGGTTAATGGTTGCCTTTTCACCTCATCAAG GTTGTTCTTTTCCGGTGCAAGAGAAGGACATCTTCCCCGTCTGCTGGCAATGATTCATGTGAACCGATGCACTCCCATACCATCTCTTATCTTCACC TGTATATCAACTCTGCTGATGCTGTGCACCACTGACATATACACTCTCATCAACTATGTTGGCTTCattaattatttgttttatggaGTCACTGTGGCTGGGCAGATTGTGCTTCGCATTAAAGAGCCAGATATCCACCGTCCAATAAAA GTGAGCTTGGTATGGCCGGTCATCTACCTGATTTTTTGGGCATTCTTGCTGATCTTCTCTATATACTCTGAACCTTTGGTGTGCTTTATTGGTTTGGCCATCATGCTGTCAGGTGTTCCTGTGTATTTTATTGGCGTCTATTGGGAAAACAAGCCCAAGTGCTTCAGGTCTTGTATTG ATAAAATGGCATTCTTGGGCCAGAAATTGTGCATGGTGGTGTATCCTGCTGAGGATGAAGGCAAAAAAGATGATGGTGAGGAAAAAGAGACTGCTGAGTAG